In one Pseudoliparis swirei isolate HS2019 ecotype Mariana Trench chromosome 23, NWPU_hadal_v1, whole genome shotgun sequence genomic region, the following are encoded:
- the slc29a4a gene encoding equilibrative nucleoside transporter 4, with protein MGSVGAERRRPTPVQMPEERDVWREGGQAGWREGGREGGREGWREGRESGVVQSYSFDSYQLEEEEIGKDAPERGVLALSEPDFEEPIPDDRYHGIYFAMLLAGVGFLLPYNSFITDVDYLHHKFKGTPIVFDMSLTYILVALLAVILNNVLVERLSLHTRITVGYILALGPLIFVSVFDVWLAKFTTRQAYVINLVSVGVVAFGCTVQQSSFYGYMGMLPKRYTQGVMTGESTAGVIISLSRIFTKLLIADEKRNTLIFFLVSISMEMLCFLLHLLVRRSQFVRYYTNSAQGKGPVKGRDPHDNGTGYRVHHDVTAEDVRFGNGGTAPTPTEEVVEDFEGGTYVRFDAPKAKIRRSWPGVRDMILRRYVVARVIWTYMLSIAVTYSITLCLFPGLESEIRNHTLGEWFPILIMATFNMSDFVGKILAALPYDWSGGRLLFFSCLRVVFIPLFVMCVYPASAPTLSHPAWPCLFSLLMGVTNGYFGSVPMIQAAGKVSHEQRELAGNTMAVSYMSGLMVGSAVAYAAYSFAAPGPGTHIATLNMHPHANATGY; from the exons ATGGGCTCGGTAGGAGCGGAGCGCCGCAGGCCAACACCGGTCCAGATGCCCGAGGAGAGGGAtgtgtggagggagggaggacaagctggatggagggagggaggaagggaaggaggaagggagggctGGAGGGAGGGCCGAGAAAGCGGCGTGGTGCAGAGCTACAGCTTCGACTCGtaccagctggaggaggaggagatcggTAAAGACGCCCCGGAGCGAGGAGTGCTGGCGCTGTCCGAGCCCG ACTTTGAGGAGCCGATCCCTGACGACCGTTACCATGGCATCTATTTCGCAATGCTATTGGCCGGCGTGGGTTTCCTGCTTCCCTACAACAGCTTCATCACCGATGTGGACTACCTGCACCACAAGTTTAAAG ggacGCCAATCGTGTTCGACATGAGTCTGACGTACATCCTGGTGGCTCTGCTGGCCGTCATCCTCAACAACGTGCTGGTGGAGCGACTCAGCCTGCACACCAGGATCACTGTGG GCTACATATTAGCTCTGGGGCCGCTGATCTTCGtcagtgtgtttgatgtctggCTCGCCAAGTTCACCACCAGGCAGGCTTATGTCATCAACCTCGTCTCAGTGGGAGTGGTGGCCTTCGGATGTACag TGCAGCAGTCCAGTTTCTATGGTTACATGGGGATGCTGCCCAAGAGGTACACACAGGGGGTGATGACCGGAGAGA GCACAGCAGGTGTGATCATCTCACTGTCGCGCATCTTCACCAAGCTGCTGATCGCCGACGAGAAGAGGAACACGCTCATCTTCTTCCTGGTCTCCATCAGCATGGAGATGCTCTGcttcctgctccacctgctcgtcCGCCGCTCTCAATTCGTTCGCTACTACACCAACAGCGCCCAGGGCAAAGGGCCGGTCAAAGGTCGCGACCCGCACGACAACGGGACCGGATACCGAGTCCACCACGACGTCACCGCAGAGGACGTACgattt GGAAACGGTGGCACAGCACCGACCCCGACGGAGGAAGTGGTTGAGGACTTTGAGGGCGGGACGTACGTCAGATTCGATGCCCCGAAAGCCAAGATAAGGAGGAGCTGGCCTGGCGTCCGCG aCATGATCTTGCGTCGTTACGTGGTGGCCCGTGTGATCTGGACCTACATGCTGTCGATAGCAGTGACCTACAGCATCACCTTGTGTCTGTTTCCCGGGCTGGAGTCAGAAATACGAAACCACACCTTGGGAGAGTGGTTCCCCATCCTCATCATGGCCACCTTCAACATGTCGGACTTTGTTGGCAAG ATTCTTGCAGCGCTGCCATACGACTGGTCCGGAGGCCGCctgctcttcttctcctgcctGAGGGTGGTCTTCATCCCTCTGTTTGTCATGTGCGTGTACCCGGCCAGCGCGCCCACCCTGTCCCATCCCGCCTGGCCctgcctcttctccctcctcatgGGAGTCACTAACGGCTACTTCGGGTCCGTGCCGATGATCCAGGCTGCGGGAAAAGTGTCGCACGAGCAGCGGGAGTTGGCCG GGAACACCATGGCGGTCTCCTACATGAGCGGCCTGATGGTGGGCTCCGCCGTGGCGTACGCAGCTTACAGCTTCGCGGCTCCGGGACCAGGAACACACATCGCCACGCTCAACATGCACCCACACGCCAACGCCACCGGGTACTGA